The proteins below come from a single Gordonia sp. X0973 genomic window:
- a CDS encoding TIGR03564 family F420-dependent LLM class oxidoreductase, with translation MEITIMHAVDSRKTLHLDSYIAELAKFESEGFKRIWATQMPRDADTLTVLALAGREVPRIEFGTGVLPIQTQIPMNLAQRALTVNAVTGGRLTLGLGLSHKIVTEGMWGIPFSRAVARTSDYLDGLLPLLDEKQAAVDGEFTTTRGDMSLTEVPAPPVYLAALGPKMLDLAGRRTAGTVTWMTGPKTLRDHIIPSLRTAAEEAGRSSSEVRTVAFLPVAVTDDVETSKATAAKQFAMYNNLPSYRAMLDREGYDTPVDAAIVGGEAAVTARINELVDAGVDEYVGIVFDRDEQVRDRTRALLRKLDA, from the coding sequence GTGGAGATCACCATCATGCACGCGGTGGACAGCCGCAAGACCTTGCACCTCGACTCCTACATCGCGGAGCTGGCGAAATTCGAGTCGGAGGGCTTCAAACGCATCTGGGCGACGCAGATGCCGCGCGACGCCGACACGCTGACCGTGCTGGCGTTGGCCGGTCGAGAAGTACCGCGGATCGAGTTCGGCACCGGCGTCCTGCCGATCCAAACGCAGATCCCGATGAACCTCGCGCAGCGCGCGCTGACCGTCAACGCGGTGACCGGCGGTCGGTTGACGCTCGGGTTGGGGCTCTCGCACAAGATCGTCACCGAAGGCATGTGGGGGATCCCGTTCAGCCGGGCGGTGGCCCGGACGTCGGACTATCTCGACGGCCTGCTGCCGCTGCTCGACGAGAAGCAGGCCGCAGTCGACGGCGAGTTCACGACGACCCGCGGCGACATGAGCCTCACCGAAGTACCCGCGCCGCCGGTCTATCTGGCCGCGCTCGGGCCGAAGATGCTCGACCTCGCCGGGCGGCGGACGGCCGGAACGGTGACCTGGATGACGGGGCCTAAGACGCTGCGCGACCACATCATCCCCAGCCTGCGCACCGCCGCGGAGGAGGCGGGCCGCTCGTCGTCGGAGGTGCGGACCGTCGCCTTCCTGCCCGTCGCCGTGACCGACGACGTGGAGACGTCGAAGGCAACTGCGGCCAAGCAGTTCGCCATGTACAACAACCTCCCGTCGTATCGAGCGATGCTCGACCGGGAGGGCTACGACACCCCCGTCGACGCGGCGATCGTCGGCGGCGAGGCCGCCGTGACCGCGCGGATCAACGAACTCGTCGATGCCGGAGTCGACGAATACGTCGGCATCGTCTTCGATCGCGACGAGCAGGTGCGCGACCGTACCCGGGCATTGCTGAGGAAGCTCGACGCCTAG
- a CDS encoding type Z 30S ribosomal protein S14, with protein MAKKALVNKANKKPKFAVRAYTRCNKCGRPHSVYRKFGLCRVCLREMAHAGELPGVQKSSW; from the coding sequence ATGGCAAAGAAGGCTCTGGTCAACAAGGCCAACAAGAAGCCCAAGTTCGCCGTGCGCGCCTACACGCGCTGCAACAAGTGCGGCCGTCCGCACTCGGTGTACCGCAAGTTCGGCCTGTGCCGAGTGTGCCTGCGCGAGATGGCGCACGCCGGCGAGCTGCCGGGCGTGCAGAAGTCCAGCTGGTGA
- the rplE gene encoding 50S ribosomal protein L5: MTTSEKVQPRLKARYREEIKDSLNKEFSYDNVMQIPGVVKVVVNMGVGDAARDSKLINGAVKDLELITGQKPEIRKARKSIAQFKLREGMPIGARVTLRGDRMWEFLDRLVSIALPRIRDFRGLSDRQFDGNGNYTFGLNEQSMFHEINIDSIDRPRGMDITVVTSATNDDEGRALLRALGFPFKDNNAKN; the protein is encoded by the coding sequence ATGACCACTTCCGAAAAAGTGCAGCCCCGGCTGAAGGCCCGCTACCGCGAAGAGATCAAGGACTCCCTCAACAAGGAGTTCAGCTATGACAACGTCATGCAGATCCCGGGCGTGGTGAAGGTCGTCGTCAACATGGGTGTCGGCGACGCCGCCCGCGACTCCAAGCTCATCAACGGCGCGGTCAAGGATCTGGAGCTGATCACCGGTCAGAAGCCGGAGATCCGCAAGGCCCGCAAGTCGATCGCGCAGTTCAAGCTGCGCGAGGGCATGCCGATCGGTGCGCGCGTCACGCTGCGCGGCGACCGCATGTGGGAGTTCCTCGACCGCCTCGTGTCGATCGCCCTCCCGCGTATCCGCGACTTCCGCGGCCTGAGCGACCGCCAGTTCGACGGCAACGGCAACTACACCTTCGGGCTCAACGAGCAGTCGATGTTCCACGAGATCAACATCGACTCGATCGACCGACCGCGCGGTATGGACATCACCGTTGTCACGTCGGCCACCAACGACGACGAGGGTCGTGCGCTGCTCCGCGCGCTCGGCTTCCCGTTCAAAGACAACAACGCGAAGAACTGA
- the rplX gene encoding 50S ribosomal protein L24, whose protein sequence is MKVHKGDTVIVVSGKDKGAKGKVIQAFPKQQRVLVEGVNRIKKHTAASADERGASSGGIVTQEASIHVSNVMVVDSDGNPTRVGYRTDEETGKRVRISRKNGKDI, encoded by the coding sequence ATGAAGGTGCACAAGGGCGACACCGTGATCGTCGTCTCCGGCAAGGACAAGGGCGCCAAGGGCAAGGTCATCCAGGCCTTCCCGAAGCAGCAGCGAGTCCTCGTCGAGGGCGTGAACCGCATCAAGAAGCACACCGCCGCCTCGGCTGACGAGCGCGGCGCCTCCTCCGGGGGCATCGTGACCCAGGAAGCCTCCATCCACGTCTCAAACGTGATGGTCGTGGACTCCGACGGCAACCCCACCCGCGTGGGTTACCGGACCGACGAGGAGACCGGCAAGCGCGTCCGGATTTCCCGCAAGAACGGGAAGGACATCTGA
- the rplN gene encoding 50S ribosomal protein L14, which produces MIQQESRLRVADNTGAKEILCIRVLGGSSRRYAGIGDVIVATVKDAIPGGNIKKGEVVKAVIVRTIKERRRPDGSYIRFDENAAVILKGDNTDPRGTRIFGPVGRELRDKRFMKIVSLAPEVL; this is translated from the coding sequence GTGATTCAGCAGGAATCTCGCCTGCGGGTCGCCGACAACACCGGAGCCAAGGAAATCTTGTGCATCCGCGTGCTGGGCGGCTCCTCGCGGCGATACGCCGGGATCGGCGACGTCATCGTCGCCACCGTCAAGGACGCCATCCCGGGCGGCAACATCAAGAAGGGCGAGGTCGTCAAGGCCGTCATCGTCCGCACCATCAAAGAGCGGCGCCGTCCGGACGGCAGCTACATCCGTTTCGACGAGAACGCCGCCGTCATCCTCAAGGGTGACAACACCGACCCGCGCGGTACCCGCATCTTCGGCCCGGTCGGCCGCGAGCTGCGCGACAAGCGCTTCATGAAGATCGTTTCGCTGGCTCCGGAGGTGCTCTGA
- a CDS encoding S9 family peptidase yields MRLYSLLVGLWLAVGASVVVPAQAGAAPADGAVLSTSALAAADLPSGAARGVRLLYATRDQNGRPARSTGAVYFPRGAAPRGGWPVISWAHGTTGIAPQCAPSLMTGRVQDRDQPLIAAALRHGYVVAATDYAGAGAEAEYLGGRAAAHDVIDVVRAARDVDSGVGRRWVAVGHSQGGHAALWATRLAPRYAPDLDVRGVVALAPYSQVSKIFSTIQRPGVPNLSVLNSYYGFALYLMSGLAHARPDVNPLGYLTPTGKRWLTTARTVCAGELANAMTTVAPGTFYRTPVDGTAFVRALRDYADIPTTGWRRPILIQQGVLDPVIPAIGTQTLVDELRGGGAAVTMRTYPTDHGGVVPMAMGDTLAAVAGYFR; encoded by the coding sequence ATGCGTCTGTACTCCCTGTTGGTCGGCCTGTGGCTGGCGGTCGGAGCGTCGGTCGTCGTGCCGGCCCAGGCCGGCGCGGCGCCCGCGGACGGGGCGGTCCTCTCGACGTCGGCGCTTGCCGCCGCCGACCTGCCGTCGGGGGCGGCCCGCGGGGTGCGGCTGCTCTACGCCACCCGCGATCAGAACGGGCGCCCGGCGCGCAGCACCGGCGCGGTCTACTTCCCGCGCGGCGCCGCGCCGCGCGGTGGCTGGCCCGTCATCTCCTGGGCGCACGGCACGACGGGTATCGCGCCGCAGTGCGCGCCGAGCCTCATGACCGGCCGGGTGCAAGACCGCGACCAGCCGCTGATCGCGGCGGCCCTGCGCCACGGGTACGTCGTCGCGGCGACCGACTACGCCGGCGCGGGCGCCGAAGCGGAGTATCTGGGCGGTCGGGCAGCGGCCCACGACGTGATCGACGTGGTGCGCGCCGCGCGCGACGTCGACTCGGGAGTCGGGAGACGCTGGGTCGCCGTCGGCCATTCCCAGGGCGGTCACGCGGCGCTGTGGGCAACTCGACTCGCACCGCGCTACGCACCCGACCTGGACGTCCGCGGCGTGGTCGCACTCGCGCCGTACAGCCAGGTCTCGAAGATCTTCTCGACGATCCAGCGGCCCGGGGTGCCCAACCTCAGCGTGCTGAACAGCTACTACGGGTTCGCGCTCTACCTGATGAGCGGACTCGCGCATGCGCGGCCCGACGTCAATCCGCTGGGATACCTGACGCCGACCGGGAAGCGGTGGCTGACCACGGCGCGAACCGTGTGCGCGGGCGAACTCGCGAACGCGATGACGACCGTCGCGCCCGGGACCTTCTATCGGACCCCGGTCGACGGCACCGCCTTCGTGCGCGCGTTGCGCGACTACGCCGACATCCCGACGACGGGCTGGCGCCGGCCGATCCTGATCCAGCAGGGGGTGCTCGACCCGGTCATCCCGGCGATCGGCACCCAGACCCTCGTCGACGAGCTGCGCGGCGGGGGCGCGGCCGTGACGATGCGGACCTATCCCACCGACCACGGGGGAGTGGTGCCGATGGCGATGGGGGACACCCTGGCCGCGGTCGCGGGGTACTTCCGCTGA
- a CDS encoding alpha/beta hydrolase family protein: MRTVVGLALAFAATVSAVPAAHAEDGSRIVSARSTGVQEESLVVYAASMKREVPLTVLLPKDTAKPRPVLYLLNGVGGGERVKTADGTKGSSWGDYTTYRKFFRDKNVYVVTPMSGRFSYYTDWREPDPQLGIQKWQTFLTEELPPLIDQHYGTARRNAIAGLSMGGTSVFNLAIANHRLYRSVAAFSGCARTSDPIGQQYVKLTINDNARNRRAEKMWGPVGGPGWLANDPYVQAPRLRGIKIYMTTGSGLPGENDTLERQDVKNGGPHWLADQILSGGVIEAAVNLCTQQMAQRLSSIGIPYRLTVRPTGTHAWSYWQQDLYNTWPALARDLATS, from the coding sequence TTGAGGACTGTCGTGGGATTGGCCCTCGCCTTCGCCGCCACGGTGTCGGCCGTACCCGCGGCACACGCGGAGGACGGCAGCCGGATCGTCAGCGCCCGGTCGACCGGTGTGCAGGAGGAGTCGCTGGTCGTCTACGCGGCCTCTATGAAGCGCGAGGTACCCCTCACCGTCCTGCTGCCGAAGGACACCGCGAAACCGCGACCGGTCCTCTACCTCCTCAACGGGGTCGGCGGCGGCGAGCGCGTCAAGACGGCCGACGGCACCAAGGGGTCGTCGTGGGGCGACTACACGACCTATCGGAAGTTCTTCCGCGACAAGAACGTCTACGTCGTCACGCCGATGTCGGGCCGCTTCTCCTACTACACCGACTGGCGCGAACCCGACCCCCAGCTGGGTATCCAGAAATGGCAGACCTTCCTCACCGAGGAATTGCCGCCGCTGATCGACCAGCACTACGGGACGGCGCGCCGGAACGCGATCGCCGGGCTCTCGATGGGCGGCACCTCGGTGTTCAATCTGGCGATCGCGAATCACAGGCTCTACCGCTCGGTTGCCGCCTTCAGCGGCTGCGCGCGGACCAGCGACCCGATCGGCCAGCAATACGTCAAGCTCACCATCAACGACAACGCCCGCAACAGGCGCGCCGAAAAGATGTGGGGACCCGTCGGCGGTCCCGGCTGGCTGGCGAACGATCCGTACGTGCAGGCCCCCCGCCTGCGCGGCATCAAGATCTACATGACGACCGGTTCCGGCCTGCCCGGCGAGAACGACACGCTCGAACGGCAGGACGTCAAGAACGGCGGGCCGCACTGGCTGGCCGACCAGATCCTCTCCGGCGGCGTCATCGAGGCCGCGGTGAACCTGTGCACCCAGCAGATGGCCCAGCGGCTCTCCTCGATCGGCATCCCCTACCGCCTGACGGTCCGGCCGACGGGGACCCACGCCTGGAGCTATTGGCAGCAGGACCTGTACAACACCTGGCCCGCGCTCGCGCGCGACCTGGCCACCTCCTGA